A region of Polyangiaceae bacterium DNA encodes the following proteins:
- a CDS encoding response regulator: protein MPSETGPRSRHSVPAGGRGPDALDVLVVDDDPRWREYSAEPFVRRGDRVRTVADGLEALSLCVSDPPDVVLTDVNMPRMDGWQLLRMIRARPNLGGVPVVFLTSLDGDEERLKGYQLGVDAYIPKPFHPDELLLRVHRVVRRRRQAAEADTAGTLRGDLENVSAASLLSFLSVERKTGILVVVGERVARVFLREGRALRVELEGDGPTLSSRDALLHILDWHTGQFEFSVERVGGVDEVRSAISALVIEHARLQDEEGR from the coding sequence ATGCCCTCGGAAACCGGACCTCGCTCCCGCCACAGCGTCCCGGCCGGGGGGCGCGGACCCGACGCGCTGGACGTCCTGGTCGTGGACGACGACCCGCGCTGGCGCGAGTACTCGGCGGAGCCGTTCGTGCGCCGCGGCGACCGCGTACGCACCGTGGCGGATGGGCTCGAAGCGCTCTCCCTGTGCGTGAGCGATCCGCCGGACGTCGTCTTGACCGACGTGAACATGCCGAGGATGGACGGCTGGCAGCTGCTCCGCATGATCCGCGCGCGCCCGAACCTGGGCGGCGTCCCCGTCGTGTTCCTGACCTCCCTGGACGGCGACGAAGAGCGCTTGAAGGGCTACCAGCTCGGCGTGGACGCCTACATCCCGAAGCCCTTCCACCCGGACGAGCTCCTCCTGCGCGTCCATCGCGTGGTGCGCCGACGCCGGCAGGCCGCGGAGGCCGACACCGCCGGCACGCTGCGCGGCGATCTGGAGAACGTCTCGGCGGCGTCGCTCCTGTCGTTCCTGTCCGTGGAGCGCAAGACCGGCATCCTGGTGGTGGTGGGCGAGCGCGTGGCCCGCGTGTTCCTGCGCGAGGGGCGCGCGCTGCGCGTCGAGCTCGAGGGTGATGGGCCGACGTTGTCCTCACGGGACGCGCTCCTGCACATCCTGGACTGGCACACGGGCCAGTTCGAGTTCAGCGTAGAGCGGGTGGGCGGAGTGGACGAGGTGCGCTCGGCGATCTCGGCCTTGGTGATCGAGCACGCGCGGCTCCAGGACGAAGAGGGGCGCTGA